From the genome of Turicibacter faecis, one region includes:
- the infB gene encoding translation initiation factor IF-2 — MLDKNLKNKDHVQAKGGKDSSHDDDLFKYDEYVEVKRPKITKKKKSNQKKTKNEKSDRIANVPVKEDKDAAIVYYSEELTVGDLAERLGKSTGEIVKQLLMLGMMATVNQTLDRETVELLAEEAGFEVKDKIFTDVTEFEKIVIEDSEEDLEKRPPVVTIMGHVDHGKTTLLDAIRNSRVVTGEAGGITQHIGAYQVNHGGNVITFLDTPGHAAFTSMRARGAQVTDICVLVVASDDGVMPQTKEAIDHAKAAGVPIIVAINKMDKPTANPERVMQELLEFSLVPEDWGGDTIYVKLSALQGEGIDDLLEMINLVSEMNEYKANPKRLATGTVIEAKLDKGRGPVATLLVENGTLRIGDAIVVGNTHGRVRAMVNDLNQRIDTAGPSTPIEITGLNDVPQAGDRFMVFPSEKEARQIADQRAANARELGNKPGKAVSLDELFSQIQEGEMKELNVIIKGDVQGSVEALSGSLQKIDVEGVKINIIRGSVGTITETDVTLAAASNAIIIGFNVRPSATTRNQADAEGVDIRLHSIIYKVIEEIEAAMKGMLDPIFEEKVTGQLEVRQTFKVSKVGTIAGCYVTDGSVSRNASVRVIRDGIVVFEGQLGSLKRFKDEVKEVNYGYECGITIERYNDIKEGDIIEAYVMEEVKRA; from the coding sequence ATGTTAGATAAAAATTTAAAGAATAAAGATCATGTACAAGCAAAGGGCGGAAAAGATTCATCTCATGATGATGATTTATTTAAATACGATGAATATGTAGAAGTAAAACGTCCGAAAATTACGAAAAAGAAAAAATCAAATCAAAAGAAAACAAAAAATGAAAAAAGCGATCGTATTGCAAACGTGCCTGTTAAAGAAGATAAAGATGCGGCTATTGTTTATTACAGTGAGGAGTTAACAGTAGGTGATTTAGCAGAACGTTTAGGAAAATCAACAGGCGAAATTGTTAAGCAATTATTAATGCTTGGAATGATGGCGACAGTTAATCAAACATTAGATCGTGAAACAGTAGAATTATTAGCAGAAGAAGCAGGGTTTGAAGTTAAAGATAAGATTTTTACCGATGTTACAGAGTTTGAGAAAATTGTGATTGAAGATTCAGAAGAAGATTTAGAAAAACGTCCACCGGTTGTTACAATTATGGGACACGTTGACCATGGAAAAACAACATTATTAGATGCTATTCGTAATTCACGCGTTGTTACAGGTGAAGCAGGAGGAATTACTCAGCATATCGGGGCGTACCAAGTTAATCATGGTGGAAATGTTATTACATTCTTAGATACACCAGGCCATGCTGCATTCACATCGATGCGTGCTCGTGGTGCTCAAGTGACAGATATCTGTGTTCTTGTTGTTGCATCTGATGATGGGGTTATGCCACAAACAAAAGAAGCCATCGATCATGCTAAGGCAGCGGGAGTTCCAATTATTGTTGCCATTAATAAAATGGATAAGCCAACGGCAAACCCAGAACGTGTTATGCAAGAATTACTTGAATTCTCATTAGTTCCTGAAGATTGGGGAGGAGATACGATTTATGTTAAGTTATCTGCTTTACAAGGAGAAGGAATTGATGATTTATTAGAAATGATTAACCTTGTGTCTGAAATGAATGAATATAAAGCAAATCCAAAACGTTTAGCAACGGGAACAGTTATCGAAGCGAAATTAGATAAAGGTCGTGGGCCAGTTGCCACTTTATTAGTAGAAAACGGAACATTACGTATTGGAGATGCAATTGTTGTTGGGAATACACACGGACGTGTGCGTGCCATGGTTAATGATTTAAATCAACGTATTGACACAGCGGGACCATCAACACCAATTGAAATTACGGGATTAAATGATGTGCCTCAAGCTGGAGATCGTTTCATGGTCTTCCCAAGTGAAAAAGAGGCTCGCCAAATTGCAGACCAACGTGCGGCAAACGCTCGTGAGTTAGGAAATAAACCTGGTAAGGCCGTTTCATTAGATGAACTTTTCTCACAAATTCAAGAGGGAGAAATGAAAGAATTAAATGTGATCATCAAAGGGGACGTGCAAGGTTCAGTCGAAGCTTTAAGTGGATCACTTCAAAAAATTGATGTTGAAGGGGTTAAAATTAATATTATTCGCGGATCAGTCGGAACGATTACAGAAACAGACGTGACGTTAGCAGCGGCTTCAAATGCGATTATTATTGGATTTAACGTTCGTCCATCGGCAACAACTCGTAATCAAGCAGATGCAGAAGGCGTAGATATCCGTTTACACTCAATTATTTACAAAGTAATTGAAGAAATCGAAGCAGCGATGAAAGGGATGTTAGACCCAATCTTCGAAGAAAAAGTAACTGGACAATTAGAAGTTCGTCAGACATTTAAAGTGTCTAAAGTGGGAACAATCGCCGGATGTTATGTAACAGATGGATCTGTGTCTCGTAATGCAAGTGTTCGTGTTATTCGAGATGGAATTGTTGTCTTCGAAGGACAATTAGGTTCATTAAAACGTTTTAAAGACGAAGTTAAAGAAGTAAATTACGGTTATGAGTGTGGAATCACAATCGAACGTTATAATGATATTAAAGAAGGCGACATTATTGAAGCTTACGTGATGGAAGAAGTTAAGCGCGCATAG
- the rbfA gene encoding 30S ribosome-binding factor RbfA has product MSQIRVQKLSKQIERDVTDIIMNEIKDTKVGFVTVTGAEVTSDLSFCKIYYSVLGGENRREAATKALTRAKGFIRSELGKRMSTRKVPDLIFEIDESIAYGNKIDTMLADLRRQGKM; this is encoded by the coding sequence ATGTCACAGATTCGAGTACAAAAACTTTCAAAACAAATTGAACGTGATGTAACAGATATCATCATGAATGAAATTAAGGATACTAAAGTAGGATTTGTAACGGTCACAGGGGCAGAGGTAACAAGTGATTTATCATTTTGTAAAATCTATTATTCTGTGTTAGGTGGAGAAAACCGTCGTGAAGCAGCAACGAAGGCCCTAACTCGTGCGAAAGGATTTATTCGTAGCGAATTAGGAAAACGTATGTCTACACGTAAGGTTCCTGATTTAATTTTTGAAATTGATGAATCAATTGCGTACGGAAATAAAATTGATACTATGTTGGCAGATTTACGTCGACAAGGAAAAATGTAA
- a CDS encoding DUF4362 domain-containing protein, with the protein MKKAGVSVGVVMILMLVGSFFFKGNTNLLVSAHETYDIVQGELDGHVIQQDGKVLNLARLERFYKQMRRGNDDHIIMALSQAGKYEIYELHFSNGKLKLFYDMNDDGQGRKEYKVKVYESMKKIYKKDKITYLLVNGEEERAILSYNLNE; encoded by the coding sequence GTGAAAAAAGCAGGAGTCAGTGTTGGCGTTGTCATGATTTTAATGTTAGTAGGGAGTTTCTTTTTTAAAGGAAATACTAATTTACTTGTTAGCGCCCATGAAACATATGATATTGTACAAGGGGAGTTAGACGGTCATGTGATTCAACAAGACGGAAAAGTGTTGAATTTAGCTCGTCTAGAGCGATTCTATAAACAGATGCGTCGTGGAAATGATGATCATATCATCATGGCTTTATCCCAGGCAGGAAAGTATGAAATTTATGAATTACATTTTTCAAATGGGAAGTTAAAACTCTTTTATGATATGAATGATGATGGTCAGGGACGAAAAGAGTATAAAGTTAAAGTTTACGAATCGATGAAAAAAATTTATAAGAAAGATAAAATTACGTATCTCTTAGTAAATGGTGAAGAAGAACGAGCAATTTTATCATATAATTTAAATGAATAA
- the uvrC gene encoding excinuclease ABC subunit UvrC — translation MNQLLKDKLSLLPMNPGCYLMKDAKGQVIYVGKAKRLKNRVKSYFTGSHNGKTARLVREIVDFEYIITTSELEALVLEINLIKKYDPKYNIMLTDDKHYPYIKITNEQHPRLVITRKIKKDGGKYFGPYPNATAANETLRLLNKLYPLRKCHTIPKKVCLYYHIHQCLGPCEYEVSSAVYKPYLDEISRVLKGDYSKIKADLVKRMEAAAENLEFERAKEYRDLMYHIEATIEKQKMTLNDFIDRDVFGYAEEDGRVCVQVFFIRQGKVIEREVSIFDGISDVHEAVMTFIGRFYQGSNTLKPKEIFIPATLDQELLSALLDVKVVVPKQGEKKELVELAMKNAQMALSEKMQLIEKQEERTLKAVEKLGELLNLPTPHRIEAFDNSHHQGMDTVSAMVVFTDGRPDKKEYRKYKITTTSDGDDYQAMKEVVYRRYFKVLNEGLPAPDLIVMDGGKGQVRVAMEVLASLNLAIPVVGLVKDERHRTSILLDGRDMEEIDLKKKGRANVFNLLTRIQDEVHRFVLSFHHQSSKNRQLTSILDEIPGIGPKRKRVLIQNFGSLEKMLEADDQQYQQLGFSNELISRIKLFISEELQKKDEISR, via the coding sequence ATGAATCAACTATTAAAGGATAAGTTATCTTTACTTCCGATGAATCCAGGATGCTATTTGATGAAGGATGCAAAGGGACAAGTCATCTATGTTGGAAAAGCAAAACGATTAAAAAACCGAGTGAAATCCTATTTTACGGGTTCTCATAATGGAAAGACGGCGCGTTTAGTTCGTGAAATTGTTGATTTTGAATATATTATTACGACGAGTGAACTTGAGGCACTCGTCTTAGAAATTAATCTCATCAAGAAATATGACCCGAAGTATAACATTATGTTAACGGATGATAAACATTATCCTTATATTAAAATTACAAATGAGCAGCATCCACGCCTGGTGATTACGCGTAAAATAAAAAAAGACGGTGGTAAATATTTTGGGCCATACCCTAATGCAACGGCAGCCAATGAAACCTTACGTTTATTAAATAAACTTTACCCTTTGAGAAAATGTCATACGATTCCGAAGAAGGTTTGTTTGTACTATCATATTCATCAATGTTTAGGACCTTGCGAGTATGAGGTGTCATCCGCTGTCTATAAGCCGTATCTCGATGAAATATCACGTGTTTTAAAGGGGGATTATTCAAAGATAAAAGCGGATTTAGTGAAGCGAATGGAAGCGGCAGCTGAAAATTTAGAGTTTGAACGTGCTAAAGAGTATCGGGACTTAATGTATCATATTGAGGCAACGATTGAAAAGCAGAAAATGACACTCAATGACTTTATTGATCGTGATGTTTTCGGCTATGCCGAAGAGGACGGACGGGTGTGTGTGCAGGTCTTTTTTATTCGCCAAGGAAAAGTCATTGAACGAGAGGTTTCTATCTTTGACGGAATTTCTGATGTTCATGAGGCGGTTATGACGTTTATCGGACGTTTTTATCAAGGAAGTAATACGTTAAAGCCAAAGGAGATATTTATTCCGGCAACGCTTGATCAGGAGCTTTTAAGCGCGTTATTGGATGTCAAAGTGGTTGTTCCAAAACAGGGTGAAAAAAAAGAACTTGTTGAGTTAGCGATGAAAAATGCTCAAATGGCTTTGAGTGAAAAAATGCAGTTAATTGAAAAGCAGGAGGAGCGGACCTTAAAAGCGGTTGAAAAGTTAGGGGAGTTATTAAATTTACCGACGCCACATCGCATTGAAGCGTTTGATAATTCTCATCACCAAGGAATGGACACAGTTTCTGCAATGGTAGTGTTTACAGATGGTCGTCCAGATAAAAAGGAATATCGTAAATATAAAATTACAACTACATCAGATGGCGATGATTACCAAGCAATGAAAGAGGTTGTTTATCGCCGATATTTTAAGGTGTTAAATGAGGGACTACCGGCACCGGATTTAATTGTGATGGATGGGGGAAAAGGTCAGGTAAGAGTGGCTATGGAGGTTTTAGCGTCGTTAAACTTAGCTATTCCTGTTGTTGGCTTGGTGAAGGATGAGAGGCATCGAACGTCTATTTTACTTGATGGACGTGATATGGAGGAAATTGATTTAAAGAAAAAAGGGCGAGCCAATGTGTTTAACCTATTGACGCGAATTCAGGATGAAGTTCACCGATTTGTATTAAGTTTCCACCATCAAAGTTCAAAGAACCGTCAGCTAACGTCTATTTTGGATGAAATTCCGGGGATTGGACCGAAGAGAAAACGGGTTCTGATTCAAAATTTCGGCTCACTTGAAAAGATGTTAGAGGCGGATGATCAACAATATCAGCAACTGGGATTTTCTAACGAGTTAATTAGCCGAATTAAATTATTTATCAGCGAGGAGTTACAAAAAAAGGATGAGATCTCTCGCTAA
- a CDS encoding helix-turn-helix domain-containing protein yields the protein MNKGQSILTKREKEIFDLLVHNLTTREIADQLSISEKTVRNHISNVILKLNVKGRSQAIVELLRLGVITL from the coding sequence TTGAATAAAGGTCAGTCAATTTTAACGAAACGTGAAAAAGAAATATTTGATTTACTGGTTCATAACTTGACCACTCGCGAGATTGCCGATCAACTATCAATCAGTGAAAAAACCGTTCGAAATCATATTTCGAATGTGATTTTAAAATTAAATGTTAAGGGACGCTCTCAAGCTATTGTTGAGCTTTTAAGACTTGGTGTTATTACACTATAA
- a CDS encoding exonuclease domain-containing protein: protein MEVIRMLGHTGVVLKINGEEHKIFINETWFSFDPKLTVSPSLIGQSVQYSLGAKNRVNHLELMVQPMKELKGKIQSLNLAIPRISLHINGKLLHFYIPYKHFNTIKYQYKPGDFLHFTYNPMEFKLKNASYYALTSIITDPKKKGENTQGVKRELQRTLKTLVESPYYAFLDLEFSMSGPEYRGMKFQPEIIQFGLIVADSDGNLVEKFSAYVRPTLFPHLTMKAQEFLKITPSAVAYGMSYRNFYDCIKEVILKYNPVFLVWGVSDGFILENSYQINHVSPLFEPERLIDLQRIHRQYYQIGQDIGLYNAMRSYEMFNGAQIHDALVDALVLRNIFYKFKSILLTKENYPFKENYLMMMTNRALR from the coding sequence ATGGAAGTGATAAGAATGCTCGGACATACCGGTGTTGTTTTGAAAATAAATGGTGAAGAACATAAAATATTTATAAATGAAACGTGGTTTTCGTTTGATCCGAAACTAACGGTATCGCCTTCTTTAATAGGGCAGTCCGTGCAATATAGTTTAGGGGCAAAGAATCGGGTGAATCATTTAGAATTAATGGTACAACCGATGAAGGAATTAAAGGGTAAGATACAGTCGCTAAATTTAGCTATTCCGCGAATCTCTTTACATATCAATGGCAAACTTTTACACTTTTATATTCCTTATAAACATTTTAATACAATTAAATATCAATACAAACCAGGGGACTTTTTACACTTTACGTATAATCCCATGGAATTTAAGTTAAAGAACGCTTCTTACTATGCCTTAACTTCTATTATAACGGATCCTAAGAAAAAGGGTGAAAATACACAAGGAGTGAAGCGGGAATTGCAACGGACGTTAAAGACGTTAGTCGAATCCCCATATTATGCTTTTTTAGATTTAGAATTTTCAATGAGTGGTCCAGAATATCGGGGAATGAAATTTCAACCGGAAATTATCCAGTTTGGATTGATTGTGGCAGATTCGGATGGAAATTTAGTTGAAAAATTTTCAGCCTATGTGAGACCAACATTATTTCCTCATTTAACGATGAAAGCACAAGAATTTTTGAAGATTACGCCATCAGCCGTTGCGTACGGAATGAGCTATCGCAATTTTTATGACTGCATTAAGGAAGTGATTTTAAAATATAATCCTGTGTTCTTGGTCTGGGGCGTTTCCGATGGATTTATTTTAGAAAATTCTTACCAAATTAATCATGTGAGTCCTTTGTTTGAACCTGAACGCTTGATTGATTTACAACGAATTCATCGTCAATATTATCAAATCGGGCAGGATATTGGACTTTACAATGCGATGCGAAGTTATGAAATGTTTAACGGGGCGCAGATTCATGATGCATTAGTGGACGCTCTTGTCTTACGAAATATTTTTTATAAATTTAAGTCTATTTTATTAACGAAAGAAAACTATCCATTTAAGGAGAATTACTTAATGATGATGACCAATCGGGCACTCCGCTAG
- a CDS encoding GerMN domain-containing protein — protein MQTKWIKRLTLPVLAMLFIYYASHSSDPATSNLVNTMSEQKQEQTMYSSEDYYAVYALHDSNNLVKTYVKKGEQTDRIEEIFSLLTTNANQLPTNTTSLVSPDAKLNDYKLKNGTLTLDLSSEFLDYTSDDEADLLSSIVWTYTELPDVDKVKFEIDGKAMSNLNGAMSVERGLDRSMGINLEIDTMSLDHTQLVTLYFMTDDSKEGLLVPVTRLISDTIDPITYAVSALIQGPAGENYVSVFDQNTTLLEDPVLTDGLLSLNFSSDLYYNNDQTEVSSTMLKQLVMTLTEVDEVEMVSVSIDGNIKVMDDTSRSIAVPTARTNVESFIEAH, from the coding sequence ATGCAAACAAAATGGATCAAACGATTAACGTTACCTGTCCTTGCCATGTTATTTATTTATTATGCGAGTCATTCTTCAGATCCTGCAACGAGTAACTTAGTGAATACGATGAGTGAACAAAAGCAAGAACAAACGATGTATTCATCAGAAGACTATTACGCGGTTTATGCGCTCCATGATTCAAATAATTTAGTGAAAACTTATGTGAAAAAAGGGGAGCAGACAGACCGCATTGAGGAGATTTTTAGTCTTTTAACAACGAATGCCAATCAGTTACCAACGAATACGACATCCCTTGTTTCGCCTGATGCAAAATTAAATGATTATAAATTGAAAAATGGAACATTAACGTTAGATTTATCATCAGAATTTTTAGATTATACCTCTGATGACGAAGCCGATTTATTATCATCAATTGTTTGGACTTATACGGAATTACCGGATGTTGATAAGGTAAAATTTGAAATTGATGGAAAGGCAATGTCTAATTTAAATGGGGCAATGTCAGTTGAGCGTGGTCTTGATCGTTCAATGGGAATTAACTTAGAGATCGATACGATGAGTTTAGATCATACGCAATTAGTGACGCTATATTTTATGACGGATGATAGTAAAGAAGGGTTACTTGTTCCAGTGACGCGTTTAATCTCTGATACCATCGATCCAATCACTTATGCTGTTTCAGCTTTAATTCAAGGGCCAGCTGGTGAAAATTATGTGAGTGTTTTTGATCAAAATACAACGTTATTAGAGGATCCGGTGTTAACAGATGGGCTGCTTTCTTTAAACTTTAGCTCGGATTTATATTATAATAATGATCAAACGGAGGTTTCGTCGACGATGTTAAAGCAATTAGTTATGACGTTAACGGAAGTGGATGAAGTTGAGATGGTTTCTGTTTCGATTGATGGTAATATTAAAGTCATGGATGATACGTCTCGTTCGATTGCGGTTCCAACGGCACGAACAAACGTGGAATCATTTATTGAGGCTCACTAA
- the rph gene encoding ribonuclease PH, with protein sequence MRTNERKNNERRTVEFIPHYITHPEGAVLVSFGNTKVICTATIENKLPPFMRGQGKGWITAEYSMLPRATNTRNIRESARGKQSGRTMEIQRLIGRSLRAAVDLEALGERTIWIDCDVIQADGGTRTASITGAMVALKLAFDRLVADQVLEKSPLKEYVAAISVGILNGEVILDLDYDEDSVAEVDMNVIMTEGGQFVEIQGTGEEATYSHAELLKMLDVASQGIRELIDLQKQVN encoded by the coding sequence ATGAGAACAAACGAACGTAAAAATAATGAACGTAGAACTGTCGAATTCATTCCTCACTATATAACACATCCAGAAGGAGCTGTCCTTGTTTCTTTTGGAAACACCAAGGTGATTTGTACGGCGACGATTGAAAATAAGTTACCACCATTTATGCGTGGTCAAGGAAAAGGCTGGATTACAGCTGAATATTCGATGTTACCGCGAGCGACGAATACCCGAAATATTCGCGAGTCTGCTCGTGGAAAACAAAGTGGGAGAACGATGGAAATACAACGTCTAATTGGTCGTTCACTTCGCGCAGCTGTTGATCTTGAGGCATTAGGTGAACGCACCATTTGGATTGACTGCGATGTTATCCAAGCAGATGGAGGAACACGAACAGCTTCTATTACGGGGGCAATGGTCGCCTTAAAATTAGCATTTGACCGCTTAGTTGCTGATCAAGTGTTAGAAAAGTCGCCGTTAAAAGAATACGTGGCTGCTATTTCAGTTGGAATTTTAAATGGTGAAGTTATTCTTGATCTTGATTACGATGAGGATTCTGTCGCCGAAGTTGATATGAATGTCATTATGACTGAGGGCGGACAATTTGTAGAGATTCAAGGAACGGGAGAGGAAGCGACATACTCGCATGCCGAGTTACTTAAGATGCTTGACGTTGCTAGTCAAGGAATCCGAGAATTGATTGATTTACAAAAACAGGTGAATTAA
- a CDS encoding XTP/dITP diphosphatase — protein sequence MKEIIIATKNAGKAKEFEHIFKPYNVRVKSLLDFEEMDDIVEDGKTFEENALIKARAIASQFNQMVLADDSGLEVDALDGRPGVYSARYAGEGRNDEDNILKVLHELEGVPTDERGARFVCALAIVTPQGDEVVVRGTCEGRILTECLGTEGFGYDPIFYLPHLSKTMAQLPKSEKNVLSHRADAFVKLQPYLEKLL from the coding sequence ATGAAAGAAATAATTATTGCAACGAAAAATGCAGGTAAAGCCAAAGAATTTGAACATATATTTAAACCGTATAACGTCCGTGTGAAATCTCTTCTTGATTTTGAAGAAATGGATGACATCGTTGAAGATGGTAAAACATTTGAAGAAAATGCTTTAATTAAAGCGCGAGCGATTGCCAGTCAATTTAATCAGATGGTGCTTGCCGATGACTCGGGGCTTGAGGTCGATGCTCTTGATGGACGTCCTGGCGTGTATAGCGCACGTTATGCAGGTGAGGGGCGAAATGATGAGGATAATATTTTAAAAGTCCTTCATGAATTAGAAGGTGTTCCAACAGATGAGCGCGGGGCGCGTTTTGTTTGTGCGTTAGCTATTGTGACTCCTCAAGGTGATGAAGTGGTTGTTCGTGGAACATGCGAAGGTCGCATTTTAACGGAATGTCTAGGAACCGAGGGATTCGGTTATGATCCCATTTTTTATCTCCCTCATTTATCAAAAACAATGGCACAACTTCCAAAAAGTGAAAAGAATGTGTTAAGTCATCGTGCAGATGCTTTTGTGAAGCTTCAACCTTACTTAGAGAAACTATTGTAA
- a CDS encoding metallophosphoesterase family protein — translation MKIVVVSDSHGNDWDLLAIRERHLQEADLFIHCGDSELLDDDAAMQGYLSVCGNCDYRSQAPLKRVESLAHDVTLFMTHGHTYGVKYSLQKLYYQALEVGANLVCYGHSHYVGAEMIEGILFMNPGSLSFPRNTREKTYAIITVSDRAFEVAYLEGGTGETLIRQTFKR, via the coding sequence ATGAAAATTGTTGTTGTGAGTGATAGTCATGGAAATGATTGGGACCTTTTAGCGATTCGCGAACGTCATTTACAGGAGGCCGATTTATTCATTCACTGTGGGGATAGCGAACTCCTTGATGACGATGCTGCGATGCAAGGCTATTTGAGTGTTTGTGGAAACTGTGACTATCGGTCACAGGCCCCGTTAAAGCGAGTGGAGTCTTTGGCGCATGACGTCACCTTATTTATGACACATGGCCATACGTATGGAGTGAAATACTCCTTACAAAAATTATACTATCAAGCCTTAGAGGTAGGAGCCAACTTGGTTTGTTATGGACATTCGCACTATGTCGGAGCTGAAATGATAGAGGGGATTTTATTTATGAATCCTGGAAGTCTTTCTTTTCCCCGGAATACACGAGAAAAAACGTATGCTATCATTACGGTGTCCGATCGAGCGTTTGAAGTGGCTTATCTAGAAGGGGGCACTGGCGAGACCTTAATTCGTCAAACATTTAAACGTTAA
- a CDS encoding tetratricopeptide repeat protein — protein MTEQTYQYYLNQKAVGAHYLEIGNPMKALEHFINAYQTTYGCEDLDLMLELAFLYDEVENPEQAIAIFSQMIEVDPTFPTSYYGLATIYDDHEDYERAIYYYQKTIELDPEYETAHFFLANIYDELGDNQKAIAHYEKTIEIDPSYYYAYINLGCIYEAEDKNLKAYHYFYRAHQVNPADYTALFNLGVACRKLGQVKEAIRYYRKSLGANPQYAFTYLNLALIYKEVFEDYEESIKLYTEGIKYNPQMSVLYYNRACCYALLNEFEKSLDDIQIATQISPSLLDYMKSDDELVQVKKLPRYQAMYQ, from the coding sequence GTGACAGAACAAACTTACCAGTATTATTTAAATCAAAAAGCAGTCGGAGCCCATTATTTAGAAATTGGTAATCCGATGAAAGCATTAGAACATTTTATTAATGCGTATCAAACCACCTATGGGTGTGAAGATTTAGATCTCATGTTAGAATTAGCCTTTTTGTATGATGAGGTTGAAAATCCGGAACAAGCAATCGCCATCTTTTCACAAATGATTGAGGTGGATCCTACGTTTCCAACGTCATATTATGGACTAGCGACTATTTATGATGATCATGAAGATTATGAACGAGCGATTTATTATTATCAAAAAACCATTGAACTTGATCCGGAATACGAAACAGCCCACTTTTTCTTAGCTAATATTTATGATGAATTGGGCGACAATCAAAAGGCGATTGCTCACTATGAAAAAACCATTGAAATCGATCCCTCATATTACTACGCGTATATCAATTTAGGATGCATTTATGAGGCGGAAGATAAAAACTTGAAGGCGTATCATTATTTTTACCGTGCGCATCAAGTTAATCCAGCAGACTATACGGCATTATTCAACTTAGGTGTGGCATGCCGTAAACTTGGACAAGTAAAAGAAGCTATCCGTTATTATAGAAAGTCACTGGGTGCGAATCCTCAATATGCGTTTACTTATTTGAATCTTGCGCTGATTTATAAAGAAGTATTTGAGGACTATGAAGAAAGTATCAAGTTGTATACGGAGGGGATTAAATATAATCCGCAAATGTCGGTGCTTTATTATAATCGAGCGTGTTGCTATGCGTTACTCAATGAATTTGAAAAGTCATTAGATGACATCCAGATTGCGACGCAGATTAGTCCAAGTTTACTGGATTATATGAAATCAGACGATGAGTTAGTGCAGGTGAAAAAGTTACCTCGCTATCAGGCGATGTATCAATAA